From Myxococcales bacterium, a single genomic window includes:
- a CDS encoding NADP-dependent malic enzyme, whose protein sequence is MSDPRKDALNYHAQGRPGKIEVVSSKPCSTGKQLSLAYTPGVAEPCRDIAKNADDVYKYTTRGNLVAVVSNGTAVLGLGNIGPYAAKPVMEGKGVLFKRFADIDVFDIEINSKNPDDVINTVRLLEPTFGGINLEDIKAPDCFYIEEKLKGMLDIPVFHDDQHGTAIISAAALINACELTGRRLEDVKVVVNGAGAAGHACADLFVKLGVRHENVVLCDTKGVVYRGRAENMNPYKEKWAADTTARTLTEALVGADVFLGVSVGGALKPDMLRSMAKDPIIFAMANPDPEIMPDVAREARPDAIIATGRSDFPNQVNNVLGFPFIFRGALDVRARAINDEMKIAAAKALAALARQDVPESVAKAYEGRHFSFGRDYIIPKPFDPRVLLWVAPAVAKAAIETGVARVKDFHCEQYRDRLERLLGPAHWIMRNIVNIAKGERKRIVFPEGDDLNILRAAHLIVEEGIATPVLLGDEAVIRREAKKLRVNLEGCELIDPARSPNFEKYVQTLYAMRQRKGMTEIEARHWLRKDTMYVGALMVRLGEADGLIGGAARRYPDAIRPVLQTMGKRSDACVVAGAFMMLFKNRVVFLADCAVNDNPSAAELACIASMTADLASFFGVKPRVAMLSYSNFGTVRDEPLPLKMIEATRLVRELRPDLEVDGEMQADLAVNYERLQQHWSFSCMTREANVLIFPGLMSGNAAYKLLRELGGAAAIGPLLIGINGAFNVLQRSSDPETILDLTAVTVCQAGGRKNLGVVKD, encoded by the coding sequence ATGAGCGATCCGCGGAAAGACGCACTGAATTATCACGCGCAAGGACGGCCCGGAAAAATCGAGGTCGTCTCCAGCAAACCCTGTTCCACCGGCAAACAACTTTCCCTGGCTTACACGCCCGGCGTCGCCGAACCGTGCCGCGACATCGCGAAAAACGCGGACGACGTCTACAAGTACACCACGCGCGGCAACCTGGTCGCCGTGGTCAGCAACGGCACCGCCGTTCTGGGCCTGGGCAATATCGGGCCATATGCCGCCAAACCGGTGATGGAAGGCAAAGGCGTCCTGTTCAAACGCTTCGCCGACATCGACGTTTTCGACATTGAAATCAACTCGAAAAATCCCGACGACGTGATCAACACCGTGCGCCTGCTCGAACCGACGTTCGGCGGCATCAACCTCGAGGACATCAAGGCGCCCGACTGCTTCTACATCGAGGAAAAACTCAAGGGAATGCTGGATATCCCGGTCTTTCACGACGACCAGCACGGCACCGCGATCATCAGCGCCGCCGCCCTGATCAACGCCTGCGAATTGACCGGCCGCCGCCTGGAAGACGTGAAAGTGGTCGTCAACGGCGCCGGGGCCGCCGGCCACGCCTGCGCCGACCTGTTCGTCAAATTGGGCGTCCGGCATGAAAACGTCGTGCTGTGCGACACCAAGGGCGTGGTCTATCGCGGCCGCGCCGAAAACATGAATCCCTACAAGGAAAAATGGGCGGCGGACACCACGGCGCGCACCTTGACCGAAGCCTTGGTCGGCGCCGACGTCTTTCTGGGCGTCTCGGTCGGCGGAGCCTTGAAGCCGGACATGCTGCGGTCGATGGCCAAGGACCCGATCATCTTCGCCATGGCCAATCCCGATCCGGAGATCATGCCGGATGTGGCCCGCGAGGCGCGACCCGACGCGATCATCGCCACCGGCCGTTCCGACTTCCCGAACCAGGTCAACAACGTGCTCGGCTTCCCGTTCATTTTCCGCGGCGCCCTGGACGTGCGCGCCCGCGCCATCAACGACGAAATGAAGATCGCCGCCGCCAAGGCACTGGCCGCGCTGGCCCGGCAGGACGTGCCGGAATCGGTGGCCAAGGCATACGAAGGCCGCCATTTCTCCTTCGGCCGCGATTACATCATTCCCAAACCGTTCGATCCGCGCGTGTTGTTGTGGGTGGCGCCGGCGGTGGCCAAGGCGGCCATCGAAACGGGCGTGGCCCGGGTGAAGGATTTTCATTGCGAGCAGTACCGCGACCGCCTCGAGCGGCTGCTCGGCCCGGCGCACTGGATCATGCGCAACATCGTCAACATCGCCAAGGGCGAGCGGAAGCGGATCGTCTTCCCCGAGGGCGACGACCTCAACATCCTGCGCGCCGCGCATCTGATCGTCGAGGAAGGAATCGCCACGCCGGTCCTGTTGGGCGACGAGGCGGTGATCCGACGGGAGGCGAAAAAACTGCGGGTCAATCTGGAAGGCTGCGAGTTGATCGACCCCGCGCGGTCGCCGAACTTCGAAAAGTACGTCCAAACCCTGTACGCGATGCGCCAGCGCAAGGGCATGACCGAGATCGAGGCGCGCCACTGGCTGCGCAAGGACACGATGTACGTCGGAGCGCTGATGGTGCGCCTGGGCGAGGCCGACGGCTTGATCGGCGGCGCGGCGCGGCGCTACCCGGACGCCATCCGGCCGGTGCTGCAGACCATGGGCAAGCGGTCGGACGCCTGCGTCGTGGCCGGTGCCTTCATGATGCTGTTCAAGAACCGCGTGGTGTTTCTCGCCGACTGCGCCGTCAACGACAATCCCTCGGCGGCGGAACTGGCGTGCATCGCCTCGATGACGGCCGACCTGGCGTCGTTTTTCGGCGTGAAGCCGCGCGTGGCGATGCTGTCCTACAGCAATTTCGGCACCGTGCGCGACGAGCCCTTGCCGCTCAAGATGATCGAGGCCACCCGGCTGGTGCGGGAGCTGCGGCCCGATCTCGAGGTGGACGGCGAGATGCAGGCGGACCTGGCGGTCAATTACGAGCGCCTGCAGCAGCATTGGTCGTTCTCGTGCATGACCCGCGAGGCGAACGTGCTGATTTTCCCCGGCCTGATGAGCGGCAACGCCGCCTACAAACTGCTGCGCGAGCTGGGCGGCGCGGCGGCGATCGGCCCGCTGCTGATCGGCATCAACGGCGCCTTCAACGTGTTGCAGCGCAGCAGCGATCCCGAGACGATTCTCGACCTGACCGCGGTGACGGTCTGCCAGGCCGGCGGCCGGAAAAACCTGGGCGTGGTCAAGGATTGA
- a CDS encoding DUF3857 and transglutaminase domain-containing protein gives MKRLTSAALSVLILLLLSGPAAAWTTLVLSDGRTVTLDQPPFFDGGAFRLPAGARLPRERVAEIRFEKEVQATPDTWRYDAARYEALFAKGRELARQYPNRDGVILEDLGAWRLEDDGTQRYSYRFAALILKDGAKRWGQVGVGVDPDRNRLDGPFGVVVHPDGSYRVAGDSARSSVSPYQGDVFFNRYNVTRLAIPDVRVGDIVEYQYTLTDFRPPRPDFFFPQFVFQTTVPLARSRMEVRVPAGRQLNWRIKNFPAGRAEPERARDADGGDLYHWELTDVAPFDAEPFMPNFGEIAPSLRATTLTDWGPIFDYLTEFYRSRLVVTPPVEAAVAAAVGDAKTLPEKIDRLYRFVQRRIRYISIKTDIGTGYTGHAAEVTLANGYGDCTDKALLLATMLRVIGVESHPIALHTFGGRRDLYDLPNLGGNHAINVLFLDGKKVFLDATAETFRYPDFRPDDYGRPYLDALGREIGTITPPPAGADRFRQEWTLRFDETGGARGTRVSLPTGALEAMNRGRLEGLDPKQRRQELRAQALQFGSGGQLIDFRDDHVDDLDKPLRTEVEFQARSLAKTVGGVWVIDLPLPERFSAINLETRATDLLTPFVYTEDYEFRVVLPPRWEAVDLPPPLAASDAYTDFSGRYEKTPDGFILHCTLTRKSAAVPAADYETYRETLIRVETFFGRRVFAREVQP, from the coding sequence ATGAAACGCCTGACGAGCGCGGCGCTTTCGGTTTTAATTCTACTGCTGTTGTCCGGGCCGGCGGCGGCCTGGACGACCCTCGTGCTGTCCGACGGCCGGACCGTCACGCTGGACCAGCCGCCCTTTTTCGACGGCGGCGCCTTTCGGTTGCCCGCCGGCGCCCGACTACCGCGCGAACGCGTCGCGGAAATCCGCTTCGAAAAGGAAGTTCAGGCGACGCCGGACACCTGGCGGTACGACGCGGCGCGCTACGAGGCGTTGTTCGCCAAGGGCCGCGAGCTGGCGCGGCAATATCCCAACCGCGACGGCGTGATTCTGGAAGACCTGGGCGCCTGGCGGCTCGAGGACGACGGAACCCAGCGGTACAGCTATCGTTTCGCGGCGCTGATTCTCAAGGACGGCGCGAAGCGCTGGGGACAGGTCGGCGTCGGGGTCGATCCCGACCGCAATCGGCTGGACGGGCCGTTCGGGGTCGTAGTGCACCCGGACGGATCGTACCGGGTGGCCGGCGACAGCGCCCGCAGTTCCGTTTCGCCCTACCAGGGCGACGTTTTCTTCAACCGCTACAATGTCACGCGGCTGGCGATCCCCGACGTGCGCGTCGGCGACATCGTCGAATACCAGTACACACTCACCGATTTCCGCCCGCCGCGGCCCGACTTCTTCTTTCCCCAGTTCGTGTTTCAAACGACCGTGCCGCTGGCGCGTTCCCGGATGGAAGTGCGCGTGCCGGCCGGCCGGCAACTCAACTGGCGGATTAAAAATTTCCCCGCCGGCCGCGCCGAACCCGAGCGGGCGCGCGACGCCGACGGCGGCGACCTGTACCACTGGGAACTGACCGACGTCGCCCCCTTCGACGCCGAGCCGTTCATGCCCAACTTCGGCGAGATCGCGCCGTCGCTGCGCGCCACGACGCTGACCGATTGGGGGCCGATCTTCGATTACCTGACCGAGTTCTATCGTTCCCGCCTGGTGGTGACGCCCCCGGTGGAAGCCGCCGTGGCGGCGGCGGTCGGCGACGCGAAAACCTTGCCGGAAAAGATCGACCGTCTGTACCGCTTCGTGCAGCGGCGGATCCGCTACATTTCGATCAAGACCGACATCGGCACCGGCTACACCGGCCACGCGGCCGAGGTCACCCTGGCCAACGGCTACGGCGATTGCACCGACAAGGCGCTGCTGCTGGCGACGATGCTCCGGGTGATCGGCGTCGAGTCGCACCCGATCGCGCTGCACACCTTCGGCGGCCGCCGCGACCTCTACGACCTGCCGAATCTGGGCGGCAACCACGCGATCAACGTGCTGTTCCTGGACGGCAAGAAGGTGTTCCTCGACGCCACGGCCGAAACGTTCCGCTACCCGGATTTCCGGCCCGACGATTACGGCCGCCCCTACCTCGACGCCCTCGGCCGCGAAATCGGCACCATCACGCCGCCGCCGGCCGGCGCCGACCGCTTCCGGCAGGAATGGACCTTGCGGTTCGACGAAACCGGCGGCGCGCGCGGCACCCGCGTCAGCCTGCCGACCGGAGCGCTCGAAGCGATGAACCGGGGACGGCTGGAGGGCCTGGACCCGAAGCAGCGGCGGCAGGAATTGCGGGCGCAGGCGCTGCAATTCGGCAGCGGCGGCCAGCTCATCGATTTCCGGGACGACCACGTTGACGACCTGGACAAGCCGCTGCGGACCGAGGTCGAGTTTCAGGCGCGATCGCTGGCCAAGACGGTCGGCGGCGTCTGGGTGATCGACCTGCCGCTGCCCGAACGCTTCAGCGCCATCAACCTGGAAACCCGGGCGACGGACCTGCTGACGCCGTTCGTCTACACCGAGGATTACGAATTCCGGGTCGTTTTGCCGCCGCGCTGGGAAGCCGTCGACCTGCCGCCGCCGCTCGCGGCGTCCGACGCGTACACCGATTTTTCCGGCCGCTATGAAAAAACGCCGGACGGCTTCATTTTGCATTGCACGCTGACGCGGAAAAGCGCCGCCGTTCCGGCGGCGGATTACGAAACTTACCGCGAAACCCTGATCCGGGTGGAAACCTTCTTCGGCCGCCGGGTCTTCGCGCGGGAGGTCCAACCATGA
- a CDS encoding DUF3857 domain-containing protein: MSYRARLLLLLCLFLAACATVPPRPDPACPDNLVRLDGEELPGRLAGIADGQIRFVTLNGELKTYAAAQVARIDLGHRLGDPRLNRLTDLDPEIRALIADAAANPFSRDYTHAVLLLEQRRTLTRDGQMLGTYRELVQILQNAGLDEANATFSYDSRRDEARVDFGYAIAPDGKISILSSGAVRDTSLGDGRPDGSSRRQLQIALPDAEVGGFVYYQFSFRKKLDPLYTFAHGGGLAFSSPVGVARTIVRVPKDTALNIVERHLAPEVVKTDTVEGDERVIVYEARRPPVRLDEPLMPSWNVVAPYYLVAVAQPWWALAEAYAAGWNERLQPDAAVTAKARELTAGRAPREAAAALYRFVLRDIRDNGTAMWNRDPLPKPPAQTLVEALGNRIDRAALLVQLAQAAGLDAELILTENWREHLPWSEAPLLRNLSQPLVWFCFADGVAWCSLDDEDRVFGSLPDTLAGSFYLAPATCETGVTPANDEAANRATLRYDIYLDTGGGARVVEHHEWTGNFAVPWRDARQLNDKQLRDRMQNEIRDIAPRMKLESFQLSGLNDLTDPVMLDRVSTCPLLTVSGGGRYQLLRLFHLSYGELPQVEPQRQYPLETNRRYIERHLYRFHLSAGMTVRDLPAPVKIANRWSAYEGRWTRDGDGLTFASETRFFGLELPPEEFSGYEDFLRARRELAEIPLLLEKAAPEPAAAQGRKKR; the protein is encoded by the coding sequence ATGAGCTACCGCGCCCGCCTGCTTTTGCTGCTGTGTCTGTTCCTGGCCGCCTGCGCGACGGTGCCGCCGCGCCCCGATCCCGCCTGCCCGGACAACCTGGTGCGGCTCGACGGCGAGGAATTGCCCGGGCGGCTCGCCGGCATCGCCGACGGGCAAATCCGCTTCGTCACCCTCAATGGCGAACTGAAAACCTACGCAGCCGCGCAGGTCGCCCGCATCGACCTGGGCCACCGCCTGGGCGACCCGCGCCTGAACCGGCTGACGGATCTCGATCCGGAAATCCGGGCGCTGATCGCCGACGCCGCCGCCAACCCGTTCAGCCGCGATTATACGCACGCCGTGCTGCTGCTCGAACAGCGGCGGACATTGACCCGCGACGGGCAGATGCTCGGCACGTACCGCGAGCTGGTGCAGATTCTGCAAAACGCCGGCCTCGACGAGGCCAACGCCACGTTTTCGTACGACAGCCGGCGCGACGAGGCGCGGGTCGATTTCGGCTACGCCATCGCGCCCGACGGCAAGATCAGCATTCTCTCCAGCGGCGCGGTGCGCGACACCAGCCTCGGCGACGGGCGGCCGGACGGCAGCAGCCGGCGCCAGTTGCAGATCGCCCTGCCCGACGCGGAGGTCGGCGGCTTCGTCTATTACCAGTTCTCGTTCCGGAAGAAACTCGATCCGCTTTACACCTTCGCGCACGGCGGCGGGCTGGCGTTTTCGTCCCCGGTCGGCGTGGCGCGCACGATCGTACGCGTGCCCAAGGACACCGCGCTCAATATCGTCGAACGGCACCTCGCGCCGGAAGTCGTCAAAACTGACACCGTCGAGGGCGACGAACGAGTCATCGTCTACGAGGCCCGTCGGCCGCCCGTCCGGCTGGACGAACCGCTGATGCCCAGTTGGAACGTCGTCGCGCCGTATTACCTGGTCGCCGTCGCGCAGCCGTGGTGGGCCCTGGCCGAGGCGTATGCTGCCGGTTGGAACGAGCGCTTGCAACCCGACGCGGCCGTGACCGCCAAGGCGCGGGAACTGACCGCCGGCCGGGCGCCTCGCGAAGCCGCCGCGGCGCTTTACCGCTTCGTGCTGCGCGACATCCGCGACAACGGCACCGCCATGTGGAACCGCGATCCGCTGCCCAAACCGCCCGCGCAGACGCTGGTCGAGGCCCTCGGCAACCGGATCGACCGCGCCGCGCTCCTGGTGCAACTGGCGCAGGCCGCCGGGTTGGACGCCGAGTTGATCCTGACCGAGAACTGGCGCGAACATCTGCCCTGGAGCGAGGCGCCGCTGCTGCGGAACCTGTCCCAGCCGCTGGTCTGGTTCTGTTTCGCCGACGGCGTGGCGTGGTGCTCGCTCGACGACGAGGATCGTGTTTTCGGTTCGCTGCCCGATACGCTCGCCGGCTCGTTCTACCTGGCGCCGGCGACCTGCGAAACCGGCGTGACGCCGGCCAACGACGAAGCCGCCAACCGCGCCACGTTGCGGTACGACATCTATCTCGACACCGGCGGCGGGGCGCGCGTGGTTGAGCATCACGAATGGACCGGCAACTTCGCCGTGCCCTGGCGCGACGCCCGTCAGCTCAACGACAAGCAACTGCGCGACCGGATGCAAAACGAGATTCGCGACATCGCCCCGCGGATGAAACTGGAATCGTTTCAACTCAGCGGCCTGAACGACCTGACCGACCCGGTCATGCTCGACCGCGTTTCCACCTGCCCGCTCCTGACCGTCAGCGGCGGCGGCCGTTACCAACTGCTGCGGCTGTTTCACCTGAGTTACGGCGAGCTGCCGCAGGTCGAACCGCAACGGCAATATCCGCTGGAAACCAACCGGCGCTACATCGAGCGGCACCTATACCGCTTCCATCTGTCGGCAGGCATGACGGTGCGCGACTTGCCGGCGCCGGTGAAGATCGCGAATCGGTGGAGCGCCTACGAGGGCCGCTGGACGCGGGACGGCGACGGGTTGACCTTCGCGTCGGAGACCCGGTTCTTCGGCCTGGAATTGCCGCCGGAGGAATTTTCGGGGTACGAGGATTTTCTGCGGGCGCGCCGGGAACTGGCGGAAATTCCGTTGCTGTTGGAAAAGGCCGCGCCCGAGCCGGCCGCGGCTCAGGGCCGCAAAAAGCGGTAA
- a CDS encoding tetratricopeptide repeat protein: MKRAAALALLICLAATGAAIADPVTDHYNAGNRFYEQKDYAQALASYQAAVDAGGDDPDLYLNLGNAAFRVGETGVAVWAYRMGLRLAPRDGDLRFNLRYAQATLRDELPQPEQVWVVRAAEAVAGWFTPGEALGVAALAWLLLGLTAMLWGPWRQRRGWLLVLGIGALTALAIFGPLAGYRLHEQYGRRQGIVTAAETVVRTAPAEDAPEAFKIHAGLALRIIEDRDRYARVAIPTGLEGWIPLADYRFLRP, translated from the coding sequence ATGAAACGGGCGGCGGCGCTGGCGTTGTTGATTTGCCTGGCGGCGACGGGCGCGGCGATCGCCGATCCGGTGACCGATCACTACAACGCCGGCAACCGTTTCTACGAACAAAAAGATTACGCGCAGGCGCTGGCGTCCTATCAGGCGGCGGTGGACGCGGGCGGCGACGATCCCGATTTGTACCTCAACCTCGGCAACGCCGCGTTCCGGGTCGGTGAGACCGGCGTCGCGGTGTGGGCCTACCGCATGGGCTTACGCCTCGCGCCGCGCGACGGCGATCTGCGGTTCAACCTGCGCTACGCCCAGGCCACCTTGCGCGACGAGTTGCCGCAACCCGAACAGGTCTGGGTGGTCCGCGCCGCCGAGGCGGTCGCCGGCTGGTTCACGCCGGGCGAGGCGCTGGGCGTGGCGGCGCTGGCCTGGCTGCTCCTGGGTCTGACGGCCATGCTGTGGGGGCCTTGGCGGCAACGCCGCGGCTGGTTGTTGGTTTTGGGCATCGGCGCGCTGACCGCGCTGGCGATTTTCGGACCGCTGGCAGGCTACCGGCTGCACGAGCAGTACGGGCGGCGCCAGGGGATCGTGACGGCCGCCGAGACGGTGGTGCGCACGGCGCCGGCCGAGGACGCGCCCGAGGCGTTTAAAATTCACGCGGGCCTCGCGCTGCGGATCATCGAGGATCGCGACCGTTACGCGCGTGTCGCCATTCCGACCGGCCTCGAGGGCTGGATTCCCCTCGCCGATTACCGCTTTTTGCGGCCCTGA